gagacacacacCAGGATTTTACGCAATTTCTGTtttgctcatttgatgcatcacgctattgtgatttccgtGTGTAATGAAGTTAGAGCAAAGATGTAGAACGGCCAACTGACAGagttcgagtgcatgggggaaattgcgtaaaatcctggtttgtgtctcggagaggctgcagggtccaagtaagggcagaagaacttctggttgcaattcttttaccatgtcgtagctcagtcgattaaggcagcgtctgggatgttctcggacgtaggttcgaatcctcgtcacggccattgtggatttgttcatttgatgcatcacgttattgtgatttctgtgtgtaaatagCGAATGGTGAGTTAGTGCACAGTGAGTTAGGTAACGGGAGAGCAGTGTGGAGATGGGTAGGTAGTGGGTAAGGGCCAGAGAGACCAGATAGTAGTGAAGTGTCACGAAGATAGGgaagtgtaagagagagagagagagagagagagagagagagagagagagagagagagagagagagagagagagagagagagagagagagagagagggagggagagagagagagcttagtCAGAGATATGGGAAGAGGTCAGTCGTAAGGGAGGATCAAGGGGGAGGAACAGGTGATGGGTAAGGAATGAGTGAGAGAGGGGTAAGGAAGTTAGGAGGGCCAGAGAGTGGGAGATAGGAGTAGAGTAGATACTGGggaaggttgagagagagagagaaaggtagtgggagagggagatatGAGAAGGGTAGGCAGTGGGGGAAAGTTGAGGGAGGGGTTGAGAGGgagagggtcagggagagggggGCGAGGGACAGCTTAAAGTGGAGATGCTCACGCCCGCCTCCGTCGTCTGGCTCGGTaccatccagcctgcctgcctgccccctgCCCCCTGCCTGCCCCCTGCCTGCCCCCCTGCCTGccccccctgcctgcctctcttcctgcctgcctctcttcctgcctgcctgcctctcttcccgcctgcctctcttcctgcctccctcccctctGCCTGCCTTCCCTTTGCCCACATGCTTGCGTTCTACCTGCCGGCGCCCCAGTCTGTCCGCCCCTACGTTCTTGCCCCCTCACTACCTGCCTGCACCCTGTCGCTCTTCCTCttgtccactacaccatactggtactttctggtgatccaacaccatattggtactttctggtggtccatcacaccatattggtactttctgatggtccatcacaccatattggtactttctggtggtccaacaccatattggtactttctggtggaccatcacaccatattggtactttctggtagtccatcacaccatattggtactttctggcggtccatcacatcatattggtactttctggcggtccatttcTACATATTGGTATTTTTTGGCGGTCCATAACACCATATTGctactttctggtgatccatcacaccatattggtactttctggtggtccatcacaccatattggtactttctggtggtccatcacaccatattggtactttctggtggtccatcacaccatattggtactttctggcggtccattgctacatattggtactttttggCGGTCCATAACACCATATTGGTACtttatggtggtccatcacaccatattggtactttctggtggtccatcacaccatattggtactttccaccatattcttactataagtactatcatttcaggaTAGATTGTCAACTTCCTTCCAACCGGAATGAGGGCGAGGTTGACCTAGGCACTGACAACACTTCGCTGGTAACTATCAAGAAACTACCCTCAAATTCCTATGTAGGTTTCCTTCGTGTAAACTGCAGTGGGAAAGATACCAATTCTTTCTATTACATATAGGAAAGATAAGCTAACCTTCACTCTCAATCTCGTAAGTGAACCTTAGCACACGACGCCCCCTGATCAAGCcgggcctcgagccgggcttggggagtagaagaactcccagaaccccatcaaccaggtatccaccAGGTATGGCATTCAACAAAAGGTGTTGAGTATTAGGTGTTTGCAGGAATGTTATCTGTTTGCAGTAGACGTCCGGTTGAAGGTTAAAGTCAACAAGGACTGTTCAACAGtatctttgtaaaaaaaaaatggtaaatagTGCCTCCAAGGACAGCCGTAGggacgccatctggtggtggtcgCAGCTATGAGTAGATGGACATGTACACAAACAAGTGAATGATGATGGAGGACTGAAGATGGAGGGGATGAAGGGTTAGGGTGGAGGTGTGAGAGGGGGGGATGAGGGTGGAGAGTTAGGGTGAAGGGGTAGCGGTGAGGATAGAGGGTGAGGGTGGATAGgaaggagtgagggggagagagagaccaggACACCCAGACCAAAAGTGAGCTAAGCTCAGACGCTCACACTCTGTGAACAATATCAAGTTAAAACAAAAAATCACTTTGACAGcaccaaaatatatacatatacagggagagagagagagagagacagagagaggagagagagagagacagagagaggagagagagagacagagagaggagagagagagacagagagaggagagagagaaacagagagaggagagagagagacaagaagagacagagagagacagagagagactatTAATCTCCACAATGTACTCCACAAACTTAAATCACTCTACTCAGGTAATTTTTGTCATAGTTGAGCCAGATAAGTTCAGTCTGAGACAACTACGCCATTGTTCTAACCTGTTGactcctccctcacccaccctacccacaACTTGCCTCAAAGGAAGACGTCCTCCCTATAGGGTAAAGGCAGATAAAGTTCCCGTCCACAAGGGCGAGGAGTCGTTCAGAGATTAGGAACAACATAGACCTTTGTCACTGGTTCATATTGGCCAAATTCTTCATTCCATAGTCTAAAATAATTGGCAGCATTTTCTGGCCATCAGTAGCTACCgtgtggtacctggttgatacctggttgatggggttctgagagttcttctcccATGGTCTGAAACATGGTGTTATGGATGGTAATTTGTTCTGATCTCATTTATCTTCTCCACTGCAAGGTCAAATGGGTTATTGCACTGGATATTGCTAATGGATTTGACCGGTTGTGACATCTTGGTCTACTTCAAGCACTGGATATCTCAGGCTCAAGATTACAGATAATTGTGAACTATCTTgaagaacctggggctagattcacgaagcagttacgcaagtacgaaCGTATACATGTTTCCTCAAtctatgacggctttggttacatttattaaacagtttgcaagcatgaaaacttgtcaatcaactgttgttattgttataaacagcctccttcggtggtgcttcggagctcattaactgtttaatctttgtaaacaaagccgccaaaggttgagaatagatgtacaggttcgtaaatgcttgtgtaactgcttcgtgaacttgGCCCCAGTTCTAAGAGTTGTCCTTAGTAAAGCACAATCTGAATGTCTCTCAACTGGAGCCAAACTACCGAGGGGCGGCATGCTGGTTGTGGAATGCGTACCTCAGTTATCAACTACTCATTCCCGAAGTCTCGAATGACCACTAACTACAGTTACAAGAGAGGAAGTGCCAACTACAACGAGGGTCATTGATCACACACCTCTGCAATTCCTTCTGAGGTAGACAACGGCAGGTTACACTTGTCGTGAATACActgcaagatatagaaatactcgAACCGACGAGAGGAGGGGAGGTAGAGTGTACAGCCATTGTTGCAATGGATGACACAGGAGAACTGGAGTTTACTTCCAAGGTAATACACCTTTGTATGCTGGAGAGGATGAGGATACGGGTAGACACATGTCTATGTATACATGTGTATGTGTCACACACATTCATCacttatgacacatctgagtctcaagcatcCATGTCCCCTTGTTGTATTCATATTCATGGTAAACATTTCTTCTGTTTCCACCTTGTAAATCCTTGTAAGTATTGTGTACGTCTATGTCATgtcctccctctctgcctcctcctttctaacgtcgtcaggtttagttccttcagtcagtcttcgtacctcatccctcgcagctctgggacgagtctcgtggcGAACTTCTGCACCTTTTTGAGCTTCCTTGTGTGCTTTATAGAGGGGGGGGTCcaggatggggcggcatactccaagactcgcctcacataggcggtatacagtgatctaacagcctccttattcaagattctgaaggatgttctgacttttgccagagtagagtatgtagctgacgttattctatatatattctctcacacacacgcgcgcgcacgcgcacacacacacacacacacacacacacacacacacacacacacacacactcacactcacacactcacactcacactcacactcacactcacactcacacacacacacacacacacacacacacacacacacacacacacacactcacacaccaaatgACAAggtatgcgtgtgtgtatgtatactcacccacttgtacctgcaggatcgagcgttggctcttgggtcccgcctttctagccttcgggtgtttaaagcaatgactcttgtcccacttctctatcatacctagtgttaaagccatgtatagtgtttgcttccacaatgtgctcctttagttcattccttAAGTCCTTAAGTCTTAAGTCAGACTTAAgtttaagattattttataaaGTACTTTTTTATAAGTGAAAGTCAGAGAGTGGAATCTGGCGTTAACATTTTGCTCCTGATGAATACAGGAACATCATCAGCATGTTCCAGGACAGTCAAGAATGTCCCACTTTACAAAGTTTCATTGTTgaccggaccacacactagaaggtgaagggacgacgacgtttcgctccgtcctggaccattctcaagtcgattacggaccgaaacgtcgtcgtcccttcaccttctagtgtgtgtggtctggtcaacatacttcagccacgttattgtgactcctcgtctacaaGTTTCCTTGTAGTTCCTGTGTTAGTGGGACACTATACCACTGGTCACCTGTGTCAGTGGGACACTATACCACTGGTCACCTGTGTCAATGGGACACTATACCACTGGTCACCTGTGTCAGTGGGACACTATACCACTGGTCACCTGTGTCAGTGGGACACTATACCACTGGCCACCTGTGTCAGTGGGACACTATACCACTGGTCACCTGTGTCAGTGGGACACTATACCACTGGCCACCTGTGTCAGTGGGACACTATACCACTGGCCACCTGTGTCAGTGGGACACTATACCACTGGTCACCTGTGTCAGTGGGACACTATACCACTGGTCACCTGTAGCAGTGGGACACTATACCACTGGTCACCTGTGGCAGTGGAACACTATACCACTGGCCACCTGTGGCAGTGGGACACTATACCACTGGCCACCTGTGTCAGTGGGACACTATACCACTGGCCACCTGTGTCAGTGGGACACTATACCACTGGTCACCTGTGTCAGTGGGACACTATACCACTGGTCACCTGTGTCAGTGGGACACTATACCACTGGCCACCTGTGTCAGTGGGACACTATACCACTGGTCACCTGTGTCAGTGGGACACTATACCACTGGTCACCTGTGTCAGTGGGACACTATACCACTGGCCACCTGTGTCAGTGGGACACTATACCACTGGCCACCTGTGTCAGTGGGACACTATACCACTGGTCACCTGTGTCAGTGGGACACTATACCACTGGTCACCTGTGGCAGTGGGACACTATACCACTGGTCACCTGTGGCAGTGGGACACTATACCACTGGCCACCTGTGTCAGTGGGACACTATACCACTGGTCACCTGTGTCAGTGGGACACTATACCACTGGTCACCTGTGTCAGTGGGACACTATACCACTGGTCACCTGTGTCAGTGGGACACTATACCACTGGTCACCTGTGTCAGTGGGACACTATACCACTGGTCACCTGTGTCACTAGGACACTATACCACTGGTCACCTTTGTCAGTGGTTGAACTGGCACCTGGTCTAACCACTGCCCTCCTTATCTCCACTACCATCAAGTGTATGTTCactaaaacagaaaaaaatagtTTTCACTAAATTGTTCACAAAGTTAAGGTGTCTAAATTTTCACTAAATGCGATGTTCATTTATATTTTATTCCCGATTGGTGACGTACAGATTTAGTCTTCACTCTGCCTCTGGTCTAAGAACATCAAGGAACCTTCACTCTGCCTCTGGTCTAAGAACATCGAGGAACCTTCACTCTGGCTCTGGTCTGAGAACATCGAGGAACCTTCACTCTGCCTCTGGTCTGAGAACATCGAGGAACCTTCACTCTGCCTCTGGTCTGAGAACATCAAGGAACCTTCACTCTGCCTCTGGTCTAAGAACATCAAGGAACCTTCACTCTGCCTCAGGTCTAAGAACATCAAGGAACCTTCACTCTGCCTCTGGTCTAAGAACATCAAGGAACCTTCACTCTGCCTCTGGTCTAAGAACATCAAGGAACCTTCACTCTGGCTCTGGTCTGAGAACATCGAGGAACCTTCACTCTGCCTCTGGTCTGAGAACATCAAGGAACCTTCACTCTGCCTCTGGTCTAAGAACATCAAGGAACCTTCACTCTGCCTCAGGTCTAAGAACATCAAGGAACCTTCACTCTGCCTCAGGTCTAAGAACATCAAGGAACCTTCACTCTGCCTCTGGTCTAAGAACATCAAGGAACCTTCACTCTGCCTCAGGTCTAAGAACATCAAGGAACCTTCACTCTGCCTCTGGTCTGAGAACATCGAGGAACCTTCACTCTGCCTCTGGTCTAAGAACATCGAGGAACCTTCACCAGTTAATCTTGGTCTTTGTCTGATTCTGGTTCGCTGATTTGTGGCTCCTCTGTGCTCTGCCTCCTGTCCCTAGAGCCTGCTGCTGGCCTGCTCCTAGAGCCTGCTGCTGGCCTGTCCCTAGAGCCTGCTGCTGGCCTGCTCCTAGAGCCTGCTGCTGGCCTGTCCCTAGAGCCTGCTGCTGGCCTGCTCCTAGAGCCTGCTGCTGGCCTGTCCCTAGAGCCTGCTGCTGGCCTGCTCCTAGAGCCTGCTGCTGGCCTGTCCCTAGAGCCTGCTGCTGGCCTGCTCCTAGAGCCTGCTGCTGGCCTGCTCCTAGAGTCTGCTGCTGGCCTGCTCCTAGAGCCTGCTGCTGGCCTGCTCCTAGAGCCTGCTGCTGGCCTGCTCCTAGAGTCTGCTGCTGGCCTGCTCCTAGAGTCTGCTGCTGGCCTGCTCCTAGAGTCTGCTGCTGGCCTGCTCCTAGAGTCTGCTGCTGGCCTGCTCCTATAGCCTGCTGCTGGTCTGCTAAACAGCCTGGAATCCTGCTCTTCTCCTCCAATTTTATAAGTAGGAGACATCTGGATGTGGGTTTTACTTAGTTTCATCCAGCATCCTGCCTCTCCTGTGGGTCCAGCATCCTGCCTCTCCTGTGGGTCCAGCATCCTGCCTCTCCTGTGGGTCCAGCATCCTGCCTCTCCTGTGGGTCCAGCATCCTGCCTCTCCTGTGGGTCCAGCATCCTGCCTCTCCTGTGGGTCCAGCATCCTGCCTCTCCTGTGGGTCCAGCATCCTGCCTCTCCTGTGGGTCCAGCATCCTGCCTCTCCTGTGGGTCCAGCATCTTGCCTCTCCTGTGGGTCCAGCATCCTGCCTCTCCTGTGGGTCCAGCATCCTGCCTCTCCTGTGGGTCCAGCATCCTGCCTCTCCTGTGGGTCCAGCATCCTGCCTCTCCTGTGGGTCCAGCATCTTGCCTCTCCTGTGGGTCCAGCATCCTGCCTCTCCTGTGGGTCCAGCATCTTGCCTCTCCTGTGGGTCCAGCATCCTGCCTCTCCTGTGGGTCCAGCATCCTGCCTCTCCTGTGGGTCCAGCATCTTGCCTCTCCTGTGGGTCCAGCATCCTGCCTCTCCTGTGGGTCCAGCATCTTGCCTCTCCTGTGGGTCCAGCATCCTGCCTCTCCTGTGGGTCCAGCATCTTGCCTCTCCTGTGGGCTCATCTGGTTGAATTTGGGGTGATTTAGCTACGGTTGTTATACGTCTGGCTTCTCAACAGTGtgtcgagcctattgggctcatagCGTCTATAGTTAAAGGTGTGAATGGAGGGTGCGTCTTTTGCTTGAAGCTGTGTGTGAAGTCTGGttcctacacttgaagctgtgtgtggAGTCTACTTCCtgcacttgaagctgtgtgtggagtctgcttcctgcacttgaagctgtgtgtggagtctgcttcctgcacttgaagctgtgtgtggagtctgcttcctgcacttgaagctgtgtgtggagtctgcctccaccacttgaagctgtgtatggagtctgcctccaccacttgaagctgtgtgtggAGTCTCCTTCCtgcacttgaagctgtgtgtggagtctgcctccaccacttgaagctgtgtgtggagtctgcctccaccaccccctccccatccagcccgttggcgccgtgagggggcttggtggtcagctgccagagtgtgatgctccatgggacagtcgtctgcccttttgtggccttatgctcctgctgctgtcttctccaattgtgccggatcgcttttccttttccttatgtttcgtttttctcccccctcttctcctatctgcttgtcgtttcctgtcgACCTTTTGCTTGATttggttattcttttggacttcttctattttgacgcccgggtgcttggggaggcatactcttgcacccatagaactgtagtactcgacgtcgagagcgacgggaaccttttattgtcaatcctcctttcgtcactgaacccgatctcgacggactgacggttttgAAGGTGGCGTTCGTGGgcagtatactcacgacgcacccctggggggccccggcaagatcgacgatagcttcttgttgggtgtcctgcctctaattgtggctccatggtgggtgtgggggcacattcgtgaatgaatgtttttcttTTCGTACCTATGTCCAATAATGTTTCTCTTTTACCTTCTcagactcgtggggtgggcgaccaagcccccgagtcggaccgtgttagaagaccgggctctgtagccccagctgcattgggccccgaccttgctcctcctttgacctttCTGACTTCTCcccttggctcccctccctcctctgtggttgggtcgagcccccagtggtgacctccccgtcccctggcacggctcagtcttcAGTTgagactactgtgccttttaacccctctctctctctctctgggggttctcaacgccgtcctcgatacagccgcactcgctcgattccttccagtactgctgcgtatcaagccttgtttggtcccgcttcgtgggccaaatactttgatctcctccctcttgattctgcgcctcctgacgatttctcccttcataggcaccttgttgattccgtagatgcctctgttactttccaccccacccgtctcggtacacctgtcgttgttgctccttctcaggatgcggcctccCGCTTGGCCCCCTTGTCCTGCCTCGGCGAGACCCCTGTCcgagtctccaagaacgctcggttgaataccagtgttggcactattctcctcctacCCCATGTTTGGAATCTCCaagactgccacgaagatattcgtcatatcctcgatgcccagggccattctgtcctccaggtggactcgttaactcgtccccctcgtggtagtcgccgtcaacccctccgggttgtgaagattacctttgatggtaggacccttctgtCCTctctcattcttgctggtgccaggtgctctgtccaggagtacattccctcccctcggctctgtaataaatgctggaggtttgggcatggtgccctccgctgctctggaactgtctctctgtcctttgtgtgggggcgaaggtcactctaagtcggagtgtacttctccccaggctcgttgcctcaactgttgtgaggcccatcctgccttctcccgtgcatgtatacattacaagcttgaggcagtcgTCCTCAAcacgaagcaccgggagcgtttatcttttcctgaggcgaggtgccaggttcgccggctcccgccttatgctaacgtctcttatgctcgcgtgttgcgctcttcctctcctcgtccttcccgccttcctcagactcactaccgtttccgggccttggaccctgatacacccGCCGCCCCcgtctctgttcctttgagttctgtcccgaagggtccccctcctggtcctatgtctggggtttccccttctttctgcctggtctgtcatgtctcctgtgtcttcttccttgtctccctccgttcctccttcctgtccttctcctacgtctattggctctccacgccgcctgtcagtacgggctgatgtccatcgctctcccaacgcccgtcgtgtatgctctcgttcagcttctgttgagacactggaatccattgcccagtacgtagttgctgggacacttgtctctttgagtcagaagcctaagcctggctcctctcctttctcctcctcgGTGGGTaaaaaggctttgctttcttcctcgttCCCTTACTTTTGACTCTCTCCGTCCCCTtccgtttcggtggttgcgccccctgttcctgctatggaggtctctttggcccccgcttccctctcggttggtgcccttgctgaggtgcatcccctggtttctgcccctcctgctgctgtccttgaccctcgtttatccccttctcttcctcctccggaccctcctTGTTCGCCCCTGGTCGGTCCTCTAGCCACctaccctccttctttactcagtttacccatgcccgctaaccctgacttcgctgaccctggctCTGTTCTCTATTCGCTTTTAattcttcgttgttctctgttgctgtccttcctcttctcgtcgatgtctattcttcaatggaacgttcgtggtttttacgccaatttccttgaactccagcttctgatttcgcggttttcgccccttgtgtctgtctccaggagccgatgcttggtgctcgtcctggttgctttcgtggctattcctttctctcccccccccccccccccagctgttgctgtggctcctaactcttctgctctctagatttgctctgatgttccctttgtccccttactttttcctctccattgttctgctactCGTATCTTTGAGAAAATGGTACAccatttgttccatttatctccccccccccccccgaatgtcccactttctcttcctgatctgaaacacctactggactccttgccggagccggtgctcctgctgggtgatttcaattgtcgtcattccctttggggtgatgttctgacgaacacccggggtcgccttcttgagccgtttatcctctcttcttccctgtctcttctgaattctggtgagcccacgcatttggactctcggactcgcaccctttcatgtcttgatctttctctttgctcgtcgtctctttacttagatttcacgtggcaggttcttgatgacctccatggcagtgaccatttccccatccttgttacctttttctcttttcaccctcccctc
The sequence above is drawn from the Procambarus clarkii isolate CNS0578487 chromosome 49, FALCON_Pclarkii_2.0, whole genome shotgun sequence genome and encodes:
- the LOC123763315 gene encoding circumsporozoite protein-like is translated as MALGIEDMTNIFVAVLEIPNMGCLLLIKLEEKSRIPGCLADQQQAIGAGQQQTLGAGQQQTLGAGQQQTLGAGQQQTLGAGQQQALGAGQQQALGAGQQQTLGAGQQQALGAGQQQALGTGQQQALGAGQQQALGTGQQQALGAGQQQALGTGQQQALGAGQQQALGTGQQQALGAGQQQALGTGGRAQRSHKSANQNQTKTKINW